A stretch of the Vanacampus margaritifer isolate UIUO_Vmar chromosome 6, RoL_Vmar_1.0, whole genome shotgun sequence genome encodes the following:
- the LOC144053178 gene encoding protein FAM200B-like isoform X1 — protein sequence MEEPPSKKRRTQGSGRHQKEWELLQDVKVAASGFYDLKSHFKTAGHVENVKKNNSHVPLTKHFVSTANPAASHKTTNAEILFSHFLAEHNIAFTAADHFSDLVKVMFPDSQTAKEFACRRTKATMIVKESLARGYTQDVIQYCRTHPFTLMIDESNDRTTKKRLVVLAHFFDGENTNTRLLDLPELASGTAASIFAVIDNILQENDIPWSNVVGFASDNCNTMVGKKNSVLSRIKEKNGAVFSVGCICHLGNLCVKDGLKTLPVNIDDLLVDIFYFFKNSSKRIEDFKEFQDFTNSEQEKILKHCPTRWLSLQKVVERTLSQYEALKSYFASHADVERAGKVKSIHDRLQDPVTLLTLHFLSFILPQINQFNIVFQTEACMIGDLLPEMERLLKKLLVKFVQMEHVKSADSLLAVAVTNRCLQHEESRLAVGLGTRALFQDTNEEDEIRQSITPAMQATFFSSVRSFYEAVVTKMIQKFPFENTILSDLVVLDPRKREMLDYTSIVKLANKFTPDFDQEQLKDEWEDYQLIPDDLLPQKSQDGQPIRPETFWPHVFKMKTGLGLDRFPLMRKMYLILLSLPHSNADSERVFSHVRKIHTEYRKTMGTDTLTSLLQMKLNCDNCSSQVRPSLEQIKSAKSCTLAYNRKH from the exons atggaggagccacctagtaagaaacgaagaactcaaggatcgggtcgacaccagaaagaatgggagttacttcaag acgtgaaagttgctgcgagtggattttacgatctgaagagccactttaaaactgccggacacgtggagaatgtgaaaaaaaacaattcacatgtcccattaaccaagcacttcgtctctaccgcaaatcctgcagcatcccacaaaacgacaaatgcggaaattctcttcagccattttcttgctgagcacaacattgctttcacagctgcggaccacttctcggatttggtgaaagttatgtttccggattcacagacagctaag gagtttgcatgtcggaggaccaaggctacgatgattgttaaggagagccttgcacgtggctacacccaagacgtcattcagtactgcagaactcacccatttaccctcatgattgatgaaagcaatgatcgtactaccaaaaagcgacttgttgtgttagctcacttctttgatggggagaacacaaataccagactcctcgatttaccagagttggcatcaggcacagcagcatcaatctttgccgttattgacaacattttacaagaaaatgacattccatggagtaacgttgtgggatttgcaagcgacaattgcaacaccatggttggaaagaaaaactctgtcttgtctaggataaaagaaaaaaatggggctgtttttagtgttggatgcatttgtcatcttggcaatctgtgtgtcaaagatggactgaagacattgccagtaaacatagatgacttgctggtggatatattttatttttttaaaaatagttccaaacgaattgaggattttaaagagtttcaggactttacaaattccgagcaagaaaaaatcctaaagcattgtccgacacgatggttgtctctgcaaaaagtggttgaaagaacattgtctcagtacgaagcactcaaaagctacttcgctagccatgcggatgttgaaagggcaggtaaagtgaaaagcatccatgatcgacttcaagaccctgttactctcctcacactccacttcctcagcttcatcctgcctcaaataaatcaattcaatattgtgttccaaacagaggcatgtatgattggagatttgctaccagaaatggaaagactcttaaagaaactcttggtgaaatttgtgcaaatggaacatgtcaaatctgctgatagCCTGCTGGCAGTTGCAGTTACAAACAGATGCCTGCAGCATGAAGAGAGCAGGCTTGCTGTTGGCTTGGGCACCAGGGCCCTCTTCCAAGACaccaatgaggaggatgaaatcaggcaaagcatcacaccagccatgcaagcaacttttttttcctctgttcgctccttctacgaggctgttgtaactaaaatgatacaaaaatttccatttgagaatacaatactgagtgacttggtggtgttggacccaagaaagagagagatgttggattacacaagtattgttaagcttgcaaacaagtttacaccagactttgatcaggaacaattaaaagatgaatgggaagactatcaactaatacctgatgatcttctccctcagaaaagtcaggatggacaaccaattcgtccagagacattttggcctcatgtgttcaaaatgaaaactggtttggggctggatcgctttccactgatgagaaagatgtatctaattttactcagccttcctcacagtaatgctgatagcgagcgggttttcagccatgtgaggaaaattcatacagagtacagaaagacaatgggaacagacactcttacttctttattacagatgaaattgaactgtgacaactgttcctcacaagtgagaccctcattagagcagataaagtctgctaaatcatgcacattggcttacaatagaaagcactga
- the LOC144053178 gene encoding zinc finger protein 862-like isoform X2, with protein sequence MEEPPSKKRRTQGSGRHQKEWELLQAADHFSDLVKVMFPDSQTAKEFACRRTKATMIVKESLARGYTQDVIQYCRTHPFTLMIDESNDRTTKKRLVVLAHFFDGENTNTRLLDLPELASGTAASIFAVIDNILQENDIPWSNVVGFASDNCNTMVGKKNSVLSRIKEKNGAVFSVGCICHLGNLCVKDGLKTLPVNIDDLLVDIFYFFKNSSKRIEDFKEFQDFTNSEQEKILKHCPTRWLSLQKVVERTLSQYEALKSYFASHADVERAGKVKSIHDRLQDPVTLLTLHFLSFILPQINQFNIVFQTEACMIGDLLPEMERLLKKLLVKFVQMEHVKSADSLLAVAVTNRCLQHEESRLAVGLGTRALFQDTNEEDEIRQSITPAMQATFFSSVRSFYEAVVTKMIQKFPFENTILSDLVVLDPRKREMLDYTSIVKLANKFTPDFDQEQLKDEWEDYQLIPDDLLPQKSQDGQPIRPETFWPHVFKMKTGLGLDRFPLMRKMYLILLSLPHSNADSERVFSHVRKIHTEYRKTMGTDTLTSLLQMKLNCDNCSSQVRPSLEQIKSAKSCTLAYNRKH encoded by the exons atggaggagccacctagtaagaaacgaagaactcaaggatcgggtcgacaccagaaagaatgggagttacttcaag ctgcggaccacttctcggatttggtgaaagttatgtttccggattcacagacagctaag gagtttgcatgtcggaggaccaaggctacgatgattgttaaggagagccttgcacgtggctacacccaagacgtcattcagtactgcagaactcacccatttaccctcatgattgatgaaagcaatgatcgtactaccaaaaagcgacttgttgtgttagctcacttctttgatggggagaacacaaataccagactcctcgatttaccagagttggcatcaggcacagcagcatcaatctttgccgttattgacaacattttacaagaaaatgacattccatggagtaacgttgtgggatttgcaagcgacaattgcaacaccatggttggaaagaaaaactctgtcttgtctaggataaaagaaaaaaatggggctgtttttagtgttggatgcatttgtcatcttggcaatctgtgtgtcaaagatggactgaagacattgccagtaaacatagatgacttgctggtggatatattttatttttttaaaaatagttccaaacgaattgaggattttaaagagtttcaggactttacaaattccgagcaagaaaaaatcctaaagcattgtccgacacgatggttgtctctgcaaaaagtggttgaaagaacattgtctcagtacgaagcactcaaaagctacttcgctagccatgcggatgttgaaagggcaggtaaagtgaaaagcatccatgatcgacttcaagaccctgttactctcctcacactccacttcctcagcttcatcctgcctcaaataaatcaattcaatattgtgttccaaacagaggcatgtatgattggagatttgctaccagaaatggaaagactcttaaagaaactcttggtgaaatttgtgcaaatggaacatgtcaaatctgctgatagCCTGCTGGCAGTTGCAGTTACAAACAGATGCCTGCAGCATGAAGAGAGCAGGCTTGCTGTTGGCTTGGGCACCAGGGCCCTCTTCCAAGACaccaatgaggaggatgaaatcaggcaaagcatcacaccagccatgcaagcaacttttttttcctctgttcgctccttctacgaggctgttgtaactaaaatgatacaaaaatttccatttgagaatacaatactgagtgacttggtggtgttggacccaagaaagagagagatgttggattacacaagtattgttaagcttgcaaacaagtttacaccagactttgatcaggaacaattaaaagatgaatgggaagactatcaactaatacctgatgatcttctccctcagaaaagtcaggatggacaaccaattcgtccagagacattttggcctcatgtgttcaaaatgaaaactggtttggggctggatcgctttccactgatgagaaagatgtatctaattttactcagccttcctcacagtaatgctgatagcgagcgggttttcagccatgtgaggaaaattcatacagagtacagaaagacaatgggaacagacactcttacttctttattacagatgaaattgaactgtgacaactgttcctcacaagtgagaccctcattagagcagataaagtctgctaaatcatgcacattggcttacaatagaaagcactga